A segment of the Asinibacterium sp. OR53 genome:
TGTACTTACTTGTTACAGAAACAAAGCGGCATCACCAGAGGTGGATGATAACAAGCAGCAGGCTTCACACAGGTACTCCCTGGTTCCTTTTTTGCCTTTGATCCTTTTCATCGGCAGTGGCCTGCTCGATGCACTGATCAATCATGTGCAGAAAAATTATGTAACCGAAGAAAACAGCAATGCTTACCTCATCAGCGGTTTTTTATCAGCAGCCACCATCGGCTCCTGCATTCTATTGATACAGTATCTTCGCGGCAAACAGGTTTTTGCCTGGAAGAACTTGCTGGCCGGCATCATCATTGGCGTACCCAATTATTTTTCCATCTGGTGCCTGGTCAGGTTTTTGAAAATCAGCCCCTGGCAGAGCAGCGCCAGCATACCCATGAACAATATGGGCATTGTACTGTTTAGCGCAGTGGCTGCCTGGTTATTGTTCAGGGAACGGTTATCAAAGATCAATTGGGCGGGGATTGTTCTTTCCATGGTATCTATCTGGTTGATTGCATTTGGAGACAGCTTATGAGTAATGAAGATTTTTACCAGGCCATTGATAAAACTGCAATGGCTGAATTCAAAGACAGGGGCAGTAAGTTCATCGCTTTTGTTTTCCCGGTGCAAACACCCGAGGCATTCAAAGAGCAGTTGCAGCAACTGAAAAAAGAACACCCCAAAGCAGTGCATCACTGCTTTGCATATCGTATAGGACTGGATGGAAACCAGTTCAGGGTGAGTGACGATGGCGAGCCCGGCGGAAGCGCCGGCAGGCCAATCCTGGGGCAGATCGACAGCAAAGGACTAACCGATACCGGGGTGATTGTAGTGCGTTATTTTGGCGGCACTTTATTGGGTGTACCCGGACTCATCAATGCCTATAAAACAGCTACTGCCATGGCGTTGCAACTGGTACCCATTGTGCAGAAACCAATTGAAATAATGTACGAACTGCAGTTCGACTATACGCGTATGAACGATGTGATGATGATCGTTAAACAATGCAACTGCAGCGTGGTTGGACAGGAAATGCAGTTGTTCTGCCTGCTCCGTATTGGCATTCCCAAGGCAAGGCTCGATGAAGTATTATATCGTTTGCAGGATATGCATACGGTAGATGTAAAACAGGTGCAATGATCAGGCTTTGCCTGTTAAACGATAGACGACGAGACCAACCACTTCTTTGATGACCCATGACCACTTCTTCAATAGAGAAATATCGGGTATGATATAATTCTCGATATCAAATCTTTCATCGATGACTGTATAATCGCAGGGATAACTGATGAAGTTGATGCCCGCTTTTTTAAATACAGCTACTGACCGGGGCATGTGCATGGCAGAAGTTACCAATACAAACGGCGGTTGTAATTTCATAGAATCCAATAGCCTTTTACTGAATACAGCATTCTCGTATGTATTGCGCGACCGGCTTTCCAGGATAATGTCTTTTTCGTTTACGCCATTGCGGATGAATTCCTGTTTGAGAAAAATAGCTTCCGGCGGTTCCCTTTGCAGCAAATTGCCTGTGCCACCGGTGATCAGTACTTTATTGATGATACCCCTGTGATACAAATTAGCTGTTTGAATGAAGCGATCGGCTGCTAATGAAAAAAAGCCGCTGTCTTTTTTATCGTAATAGGAAAGTCCGCCTAAAACAATACCTGCACTGTAGTGCGCAGTATCCGGCAAGGACTTCGGTACAGGCTGCCAGCTCATCACAAAAGATCTATACAGGAATGGATTGGAGAAAACAATACCCAGCACAATCATACTTATCAGTAATCTTTTACGTGTGGCGGCAGTGCGTGATCTCCATCGCCAGACCCACAAAATAAGTATCCATGAAATTGGGTATAACAGGAAGTATAATACTTTGGAAAGAATGAAGAACATCAATCTTATTTTTTAAAATGGTTGCTCACTACCAGTTCCTTACTTCCGCCCGAATAAACATAAAAGCCTTCGCCGGATTTTACGCCCAGTTTGCCGGCTGTAACCATATTCACCAACAGGGGACAGGGGGCATATTTCGGATTGCCAAATCCTTGGTGCAGCACGTTGAGTATACTCAGGCACACATCGAGACCGATGAAATCGGCCAACTGCAGTGGCCCCATAGGATGCGCCATACCCAGCTTCATGATGGTATCGATGGAATCCACACCGGCAATGCCTTCATACAAACTGTAAATAGCTTCATTGATCATGGGCATCAGTATCTTGTTAGCGATGAAGCCGGGATAGTCGTTCACCACGCATGGTATTTTACCTAAAGTAGTGCTGAGCTGCACAATGGCATCGGTAACAGTTGCTTCGGTAGCATAACCATTGATGATCTCTACCAGTTTCATCACGGGAACCGGGTTCATGAAGTGCATACCGATCACTTTACCGGGCCTTTGGGTAACGGCTGCTATTTTGGTAATGGAAATAGAAGAAGTGTTGGTAGCCAGGATGGCTTGGGCAGGTGCTGCTTCATCTATTTGTTTGAATATTTTTAATTTTAGTTCTGCATTTTCTGTAGCGGCTTCTACAACGAGATCGGCCTTGCTTACCGCTTTGGCCAGGTCGGTATCGGTGGTCAGGTTCGCCAGCGCCTTTTGCTTTTGTTCTTGACTAACAGTGCCTTTACCGATCTGCCTGTCGAAATTCCGGGTGATGGTCTGCAATGCTTTTTCCAGTTGCGCCGGATTCACATCTACCAATACAACGGAAAAACCACTTTGTGCGAAAACATGTGCAATACCGTTACCCATGGTACCGGCGCCGATAACGGTAATATGTTGTAATGCCATAATAGGCAAAGATTAGTTCTTTTTCTTGAAATCGCCCCTTTTCCAGGCTTGAATAAAATCGAGCCAGGCCGCAGGATTCAGGATATTCATGGGCGGTACCTGTCCGGCGTAATAGGCTTTGTTGGCTTGTTGGCGTAACTGGTAATTAACAGCTTCGCGGCCATCGGCGGGCAGGCTGTTCAATAAGGCCCTGCGTTGCGCTTCATTATTGTTTTTGCGAACGGTTTCATAGAGATCATCCTGGACGGGTATGTTCACAAAATCGCGTTCAAACTGTTCACGTGTAGGACGCGGCTTCAATATGGTGGCTGGAAGATAAGTGGTGTCGCTGATCAGCAATTGTATCACACTGTACTGGTTACCCGGCAGGTCGGCGGGGATATGAATGGTTTTATCTTTATAGCCAATACTGGAAAAACGGATATGGTCTCCTTTCAATACCGCGATGGAGAAAACCCCGTCGCTATTGGAAATGGTACCGCGCCCCCTTCCTTCTACAATAACACTCGCCGCAGGTATGCCCTTCAGGCTGTCGGCCGTCATGACCACACCATAGAGTTGCACTACAGAATCGCGATAGGGATTTGCCTGGGAATAGCCTTTATGAAAGGTGAACAGGGTGGCAATAATTAAAAAGTATCGTAAAAATTTCATCATCCGCGTAAAAATACAAAGCCATTGCTCATAAAACCGAACTGCAACCGGCCTTCTTTGTTTAAAAGGAAGGATTTAGAACAAAGTAAGGCTGCAAGGGGTTAACTTTGCGTGCCGATTTTCTTTTTTAACAAAAACTTGCGTGATGACCGAAGAAGCTATTTTGAAGGCCTTGAGTAATGTGCAGGAGCCGGACCTGGGGAAAGACCTGGTAACCCTCAATATGGTAAAGGATATTCATATATCTGGTAACGATGTGGGCTTTACCATCGTACTTACCACGCCTGCCTGTCCAATGAAAGATATGATGCGTACTGCCAGTGAAAATGCCATCAAATTACTGGTGAACCCATCGGCTTCCGTTAAAATAAATTTTATTGCCAATACATCTTCCTCCAGGAAAGGCGATCAGCAATTGTTGGCAGGTGTTAAGAATGTCATTGCAGTAGTGAGCGGTAAAGGAGGTGTAGGTAAAAGTACGGTCGCTGCCAACCTCGCACTGGCTTTATCTGAAGGAGGCGCCAGCGTTGGATTGATGGATGCAGATATATACGGACCAAGCGTTCCCATCATGTTTGGCGTGCGCGGCGAAAGGCCGATGATGAAAGATGTGAATGGAAAAGGGATGATCGTTCCTTTGGAAAAATATGGTATCCGGTTGATGAGTATCGGGTTACTGGTTGACGAAAAGAACGCAGTGGTATGGCGTGGTCCTATGGCCAGCAGCGCCATACGCCAGTTTGTAACCGATGTGGATTGGGGTGAACTGGATTACCTGGTGATCGACATGCCTCCCGGCACCGGCGATATACACCTCACATTGATGCAGACCGTTCCGGTAACAGGAGTGGTGATCGTTACCACGCCGCAAAATGTAGCGGTAGCGGATGCTAAAAAAGGAATTGCTATGTTCGGACAGGCACAGATCAAAGTGCCGATCATTGGATTGGTGGAAAATATGGCTTATTTCACCCCTGCCGAATTACCCAATAACAAATATTACCTGTTTGGTAAAGAAGGCGGCAAGCGATTGGCCGACGAGTACGACCTGCCTTTCCTGGGCCAGGTACCGTTGGTGCAGAGCATCCGCGAAGGTGGCGATGCAGGCGTTCCGGCAATGCTGGGAACCGATACCATCAGCCAGCAGGCATTCCGCGATTTTACCGCTTCGGCCGTAAGAAATATCGCCATTCGCAATGCGAATGTGCCCAAAACCAAACCGATCGATGTAGTTGCGTAACTTCACTGCATGTACCATTTACCGCATTACAAAGAGAAAGACCAGGCTGTTGTGATCGATTTCATGAAGCAGCATCCTTTTGCCATGCTGATCGGTGTTGATGCAGGCGGACAGCCCGTTGCTACCCAGTTGCCCTTCCTCATCAAAGAGAAAGAAGGGGCACTTTACCTGCAGGCGCACATTATGCGACAGACCGATCATTGCAAAGCGTTTGAGACCCACCAACAGGCGTTGGTACTGTTTACCGGTCCGCATACCTATGTGAGCGCCAGTTGGTACGAAAACCCGCAGCAGGCTTCTACCTGGAACTATATGACAGTGCATGCGCGGGGAACACTTGCTTTCCTGGATCATGAACAATTATTGCAAGTATTGGAAGAAACCACCACACATTTTGAACAGGATGCGCAATCACCTGCTCAATACAAAGAATTATCGCCCGAATATGTTGAACGCATGGCCAAAGCCATTGTTGCTTTTGAGATAAAAGTAGATGCACTGGAGCATGTATTCAAGTTGAGCCAGAACCGCGACCGGCGCAGCTATGAGCAGATCATGGAGCGGTTGAATGAACAAGATGCTGATGCAAAAGCTATTGCCGCCGAGATGCAAAAAAGAAAAGGCCGTTTATGAAGAAGATCATCATCACGCTCGACGGTTTTTCATCCTGTGGCAAAAGTACCCTGGCGCGCCAGCTGGCCAATGAACTCAACTATGTTTTTATCGACAGCGGGGCCATGTACCGCGCCATCACTTTGTATTTCCTGCGCCAGCATATCGACTGGCAGAATGAAACAGAAGTGGTGAAAGCCCTGGGTAAAGTGAGCCTGGATTTTCGTTACAATCCCATTACCGGCAACAGCGATATGTATTTGAATGATGAGAATGTGGAAGCATTGATACGCGATATGCTGGTGAGTGAAAATGTAAGCACCGTATCTGCGCTGAAAGCAGTAAGGGAATTTGCCGTTGCGCAGCAACAGCAAATGGGAAAGAAAAAGGGGATTGTCATGGATGGGCGGGATATCGGCACCACGGTATTCCCGCATGCCGAATTAAAAATATTCGTAACGGCCGATCCGGCCGTAAGGGTGGAAAGACGGTTCAGGGAATTATTTGCCAAAAATCCCAATATCACCATTGAAGAGGTGAAAAACAACCTGGAAATGCGTGATTATATTGATAGTAACCGGGAGTTCAGTCCCCTTAGAAAAGCCGAAGACGCCATTGTGCTCGATAACAGCAACCTCACCCGGGAAGAGCAGTTGTCGTTGGCGCTCAAATGGGCCAGGGAAAAGATTCGCTGAAAAAAATATTAAGGAAATGTTATTTTAATTAAAATCTTCCTTACCTTGGCGCCAACAAAAAAGGTCCCTCCGTGGAAACGGAACGACCTCTACGATTGCTTGCCATACGAAAACTCTTGCTGCGGTTGGCGTTATTATCTACCGCTTAATATTTTGAACTGCAACGGTTGCAGTGTATCTTCGATTGTTTGCCTCTTCTAACGATTGCTTGCCTTACTTCCTGTCTCTCGAACTAATCTGACACAAATGTAGAACGGTTTGAGACATTAAGAAAAACAAGTTTACAAAGGTTTTATTATGCTGAAAAGCGGTTTCATACGCTGAAACCCTTGCCAGTATTGCGTTTTTGGTAAAAATGAATATGATGCCCAACCGTATTTCCGATCCATTGTTACAGTTGATAAAGTCGCTCCAGAAGTCGGAAAAGCGCAATTTTAAGCTCTATATCAAGCGCAGTTCAGCCAAAGAAGACCTGAAAATCATCCAGTTATTCGATGCAATGGATAAACTGGCCGAGTATGATGAAAAGCATTTGTTAAAAAAGCTCACCAACGTGGGGAAACCACAGTTGGCCAACCTCAAAACCCACCTGTATAAGCAATTACTGGCCAGCCTGCGCCTGCTCAAGAGCAGCGAGAGCATCGATATGCAGTTGCATGAGCAGTTGGATCATGCCCGTATTCTCTATAATAAAGGATTGTATCACCAGAGCCTGAAAATACTCGATAAGGTGAAAGGGATGGCCCATACCTACAACCAGGAAAGTTTTTTGATACAGGTGATTTCATTAGAGAAAAAGATTGAAACACTGTACATCACACGCAGCATGGTAGAAAAGACCGAAGAGCTGATTGTACAGGCCAATGAAGTGAATGAGAAAAGGATGGTGATTACACAATTGTCGAACCTGGCGTTGCAGTTGTACACCTGGTATATCAAGAACGGCCATGCCCGGAATGAAGAAGATGAAAAAGGCATCAAACAATATTTCAGGGAGCACCTGCCGGCGAATGCACAAAACCTGACGGGTTTTTATGAGCGTTTGTACCTGTTCCAGAGTTATTGCTGGTATGCTTTTGTTCGGCAGGACTTCATCATGTATTACCGGTATAGCCAGAAATGGCTTGATCTGTTCGATGAACAGCCTTTGATGATACCGATAGAGACAGGCCACTATGTAAAAGCCCTGCACAACCTGCTGAATGCGCATTTCGACCTGCGCAATTTTGAAAAATTCCAGGTTATATTGAAACGATTCGAGGAGTTCTCAACTACTCCACTGGCCAACCAGCACGATATCTTCAGGGTACATTCTTTTATCTATATCTACAGCGCCAAACTGAACTGGCACCTGATGACGGGTACTTTCAAAGAGGGACTGTTGCTGGTACCGGAGCTGGAAGCCTGGCTGGAGAAAGAAGCATTGTATCTCGATAAACACCGCATACTGGTATTCAACTATAAGATGGCTACGCTGTTTTTTGGTAGCGGCGATTATGAAACATCCATTGATTATCTGCGCAGGATCATCGACGACCATGTAGACATGCGCAGTGATTTGCAGTGTTACGCACGGTTGCTGCACATGATGGCGCACTATGAGTTGGGTAATTTGGAATTGATCGAAGGCTCACTGATCCGCTCGGTATACCGTTACATGGCCAAAATGAAAAACCTTACAGTGATTGAAGAAGAGATGTTCAAATTTTTGCGGCACTCTTTCCATCGTCCTGCCCACCAGGTGAAAACAGAACTGAAGCAGTTCCTGCACACCATCCGGCAGGTAGAGAAGAGCCGTTTTGAAACAAGGTCTTTTGCTTATCTCGATGTGATATCCTGGGTAGAAAGCAAAGTGTATGAGAAGCCGATGAGCAAGGTCATTCACGACAAATATTTACAACACAAACGGAAAGGGGGCGTTAAGCGGGAACAACAGCCTGTTGCTGTGCTGTAAGGACCAGGTCTAGAAAATTAGGGAGCACATGGTTATGTGTTCTCAGTATCTTATCCGGGTCCTGCAATTGTTCCACCATGCTTTGCCATTTGGCTTTGCCATGGTTTTGAATAACGGTCTGCTTTTTATCTTCTCTTAATAAATACATGTGCATACCTTCTGCATCGGCCTCGGGATGGAACTGGGTGCCGATAAAATGCTCATTGAAACGGATGCCCATAATGGCCCTTTCAAAGGGTACATGCGGCCTGATCTTTTCGAGCGCCAGTAAATGAGCGCCCATTGCTTTCAGTTTTTCGCGTTTGGGTTT
Coding sequences within it:
- a CDS encoding EamA family transporter, with translation MLYLLGSIVLTSYLTLAIKACERYQVSIFQAILFNYFTCVVTGSFVNGGFPINASVTGTPWFRWACLMGVFFVSIFNTLGATTQKIGVAVASVANKLSLIIPVVLSVYLYGESIGIWKGIGVGLALLAVVLTCYRNKAASPEVDDNKQQASHRYSLVPFLPLILFIGSGLLDALINHVQKNYVTEENSNAYLISGFLSAATIGSCILLIQYLRGKQVFAWKNLLAGIIIGVPNYFSIWCLVRFLKISPWQSSASIPMNNMGIVLFSAVAAWLLFRERLSKINWAGIVLSMVSIWLIAFGDSL
- a CDS encoding YigZ family protein, which codes for MSNEDFYQAIDKTAMAEFKDRGSKFIAFVFPVQTPEAFKEQLQQLKKEHPKAVHHCFAYRIGLDGNQFRVSDDGEPGGSAGRPILGQIDSKGLTDTGVIVVRYFGGTLLGVPGLINAYKTATAMALQLVPIVQKPIEIMYELQFDYTRMNDVMMIVKQCNCSVVGQEMQLFCLLRIGIPKARLDEVLYRLQDMHTVDVKQVQ
- a CDS encoding YdcF family protein; translation: MFFILSKVLYFLLYPISWILILWVWRWRSRTAATRKRLLISMIVLGIVFSNPFLYRSFVMSWQPVPKSLPDTAHYSAGIVLGGLSYYDKKDSGFFSLAADRFIQTANLYHRGIINKVLITGGTGNLLQREPPEAIFLKQEFIRNGVNEKDIILESRSRNTYENAVFSKRLLDSMKLQPPFVLVTSAMHMPRSVAVFKKAGINFISYPCDYTVIDERFDIENYIIPDISLLKKWSWVIKEVVGLVVYRLTGKA
- a CDS encoding 3-hydroxybutyryl-CoA dehydrogenase; translation: MALQHITVIGAGTMGNGIAHVFAQSGFSVVLVDVNPAQLEKALQTITRNFDRQIGKGTVSQEQKQKALANLTTDTDLAKAVSKADLVVEAATENAELKLKIFKQIDEAAPAQAILATNTSSISITKIAAVTQRPGKVIGMHFMNPVPVMKLVEIINGYATEATVTDAIVQLSTTLGKIPCVVNDYPGFIANKILMPMINEAIYSLYEGIAGVDSIDTIMKLGMAHPMGPLQLADFIGLDVCLSILNVLHQGFGNPKYAPCPLLVNMVTAGKLGVKSGEGFYVYSGGSKELVVSNHFKK
- a CDS encoding carboxypeptidase-like regulatory domain-containing protein, translated to MMKFLRYFLIIATLFTFHKGYSQANPYRDSVVQLYGVVMTADSLKGIPAASVIVEGRGRGTISNSDGVFSIAVLKGDHIRFSSIGYKDKTIHIPADLPGNQYSVIQLLISDTTYLPATILKPRPTREQFERDFVNIPVQDDLYETVRKNNNEAQRRALLNSLPADGREAVNYQLRQQANKAYYAGQVPPMNILNPAAWLDFIQAWKRGDFKKKN
- a CDS encoding Mrp/NBP35 family ATP-binding protein; this encodes MTEEAILKALSNVQEPDLGKDLVTLNMVKDIHISGNDVGFTIVLTTPACPMKDMMRTASENAIKLLVNPSASVKINFIANTSSSRKGDQQLLAGVKNVIAVVSGKGGVGKSTVAANLALALSEGGASVGLMDADIYGPSVPIMFGVRGERPMMKDVNGKGMIVPLEKYGIRLMSIGLLVDEKNAVVWRGPMASSAIRQFVTDVDWGELDYLVIDMPPGTGDIHLTLMQTVPVTGVVIVTTPQNVAVADAKKGIAMFGQAQIKVPIIGLVENMAYFTPAELPNNKYYLFGKEGGKRLADEYDLPFLGQVPLVQSIREGGDAGVPAMLGTDTISQQAFRDFTASAVRNIAIRNANVPKTKPIDVVA
- a CDS encoding FMN-binding negative transcriptional regulator, with the translated sequence MYHLPHYKEKDQAVVIDFMKQHPFAMLIGVDAGGQPVATQLPFLIKEKEGALYLQAHIMRQTDHCKAFETHQQALVLFTGPHTYVSASWYENPQQASTWNYMTVHARGTLAFLDHEQLLQVLEETTTHFEQDAQSPAQYKELSPEYVERMAKAIVAFEIKVDALEHVFKLSQNRDRRSYEQIMERLNEQDADAKAIAAEMQKRKGRL
- the cmk gene encoding (d)CMP kinase, with protein sequence MKKIIITLDGFSSCGKSTLARQLANELNYVFIDSGAMYRAITLYFLRQHIDWQNETEVVKALGKVSLDFRYNPITGNSDMYLNDENVEALIRDMLVSENVSTVSALKAVREFAVAQQQQMGKKKGIVMDGRDIGTTVFPHAELKIFVTADPAVRVERRFRELFAKNPNITIEEVKNNLEMRDYIDSNREFSPLRKAEDAIVLDNSNLTREEQLSLALKWAREKIR
- a CDS encoding bacterial transcriptional activator domain-containing protein, whose translation is MPNRISDPLLQLIKSLQKSEKRNFKLYIKRSSAKEDLKIIQLFDAMDKLAEYDEKHLLKKLTNVGKPQLANLKTHLYKQLLASLRLLKSSESIDMQLHEQLDHARILYNKGLYHQSLKILDKVKGMAHTYNQESFLIQVISLEKKIETLYITRSMVEKTEELIVQANEVNEKRMVITQLSNLALQLYTWYIKNGHARNEEDEKGIKQYFREHLPANAQNLTGFYERLYLFQSYCWYAFVRQDFIMYYRYSQKWLDLFDEQPLMIPIETGHYVKALHNLLNAHFDLRNFEKFQVILKRFEEFSTTPLANQHDIFRVHSFIYIYSAKLNWHLMTGTFKEGLLLVPELEAWLEKEALYLDKHRILVFNYKMATLFFGSGDYETSIDYLRRIIDDHVDMRSDLQCYARLLHMMAHYELGNLELIEGSLIRSVYRYMAKMKNLTVIEEEMFKFLRHSFHRPAHQVKTELKQFLHTIRQVEKSRFETRSFAYLDVISWVESKVYEKPMSKVIHDKYLQHKRKGGVKREQQPVAVL